The genomic stretch GTCCTCTAAGGGTTAAAAAGTACAATGCATGCTGTATGATTGATACTGAAACGTGtttatgttaaatattttttatcatttcgtAGAACAATGGAGAAAGCAAAAGAAGAATTCCTTACTTTGGTACAATCCATCAACAATTTAGATgagaaaaaatcatttttgaaatggGTTGAAGATTATTCACGTGACAGCTACGAAAGCAATTGTTTTCATGAGAAAGAAGTGAAATTTGATAGGACCAAAGCGGATGTGTTGTTGTCTTGCATAAAAGCAACACTGAAAAAAAAACTCCCGTTTGACGCTGTTGTACGGAGTGAGAAAATTTCTTTTCCTACCTGCGGAGAAGATGCGAATTTGAATGCAACTAACTGCGTGCATGTAGACGCTTTCCTGTATGAAGAGGGAGAAGTTGACAAATTGGTTGATGAAGGGAAGCTTTCGAACAGTTACTGCAGAGACTGCCAGTCGAAAAATATAGCTGATATAACTTTCATAACTCACTCAGCATCAAAGAAATGTTTGGAGTTCATATTTCGGAATGCTTTGCcgaatttgaaagaaaaaactgTTCTTGATGTTGGTTCTAGACTCGGTGTTGTGTTATACGCAGCTCACGTGTACTCAGAAGCTCGGGAAATAATAGGTGTTGAAATTAACAAGGAGTTTTGCGATTTGCAGAgagaaattttgcaaaaatttaaattgaaCGATCGATGCAAACTACTCGAAGGTGATATTAAGAATATGCCCAATGTTGTGAAAAAAGCTGATgtcatcattttgaataatGTATTTGAATGGTTTCTATCTCCTGTAGAGCAAACGAGTGTATGGCGGtttctatataaaaatattaaaaagggcTGCATAATAGTGGCAGGTCCACCATTACCTTCTTCTTTGGAGCTGTTAGATACTGGAATTGATGTCGATAAGTGGGTGGAAGAGATTTGTTTTAATGATTTAAATCACGAAGAATTTATTGAAGAAATCGAGTTGAAATTTTACACAGTGTTGTAACTGATTTTCTTTTGTGAAAAGAatattaatgttatttttttcgtttcatTTTTTCTTACTTTTCCAGTACCATTTTTCTTTTCACTTGAATTGAGGTTTGTTTTATTCGTCCGTCATAAATTATCGGTATTgaaattaggcgtcaaaataattaagatgaataagtcatttttcactgtggtaccaatcctagcctgtaACGCGCGCTAAGGAAATTGACAGTAAAATTTTGTAGCATACgcctttcaattttaaaaatttcttataaTTTGATATTACTTTTCTTTACCGTTTACATCATAATCATATTTACCACGCCAAAGTTCACAATTATTTTACTCGCGCCCCCACGGTCAATCGTGTCGCCATTAAAAGCgctggaacctagtaatatcttccgatattactaggttccgtTAGGTGCCGTTGAAGAATTTAAAGTTTTTCGTAAAAATAAGATACGAATCTTAAGCTTTTATAACGTAAATCTAGAAATATGATTGTATATGCTAAAAACGTTAGCtaaagtggttaaaaaatagcAGGAGCAAAAAAAGGCTACATAGAATATAAAGGTAAGCATTGAAGCTAAGATAATAAGGAGTTGTGTTAGATGTGTTGTACCTTGTAACTGTCCtgtgttgtaaaaaaataaagattgtCAGTGGTTAAtagttgaatttccgcgcctgaAGGCGTAGGTAATtcttaaaaccgtcgtttttttcttttggagcattttttgagaaaaaatcgaccctgggatttcacgttcctctgagaggaggatttgttttcgacaaaatttggcacagttaacaaaaaaagtatgctgaacataatggtgacatcaaaattttgatttttgtcaccttcattttaggccaaaatttgtccaaaaattaaaagtactttattttcgacaaaaattggcacaattaataaaaaaagtatgctgaacatgatggtcacatcaaaattttaattttttgtcaactaaatgccgtttaagaccataaacgtttcaatggcaagactttcaaccatgaatgataggctgtattttttgttagcaatttcttttaaaatgtgagtttattaagacacgtttcgttttgtttgcgtttgttgtaagatataatgtcaacTTGTGTGCtctatcttcagagcttcatgcaccaaacctcttcgaatatttgtcacgataacacaacgaattagcaggttgtcatcaaatattttggtagcgagcggaaattcttagagccagAGCTTCTTGTTTATGTTTGAATTTGTTAGGTGATGCAATAGTTTTCATGTCGTTATCAAGAAATGTATTCCACAATTTAAGTCCTCTGCTAGTTATAGAGAACTTTGTCATTGTATAATTAATCCTAGGTTAAAAAAACGGTTAAATGAAAATCTGGATGGATATTTATGCTGTATCTTCCGAAACATGTTTTAAATACTCTTGGTAACATATTGTGCTCaagcttaaacataaaaataaaagcttgaTAAAGTTTAGTTGGTATGCATTTAGTACATTgagcttttttaataactctcttGAGTGAGTGTATTtgtcaacatttaaaataattctgattgcatgtttttgtttattttgtaattttgtcaattttgtagcGTTGTTGCTGCACCACGCAATATTTGCATAATTTAGATAGCAGTGAATGAAAGAAGAATATATGTTTCTTAAACAATCCTGATCTAGTacaaattttgctttaaaaaagatGCTAATATTCTTTGCgactttttcttctaaaatactTATATGTTCTCTCCAAGTAAGATTTTCATCAAGAATAATTCCTAAAAATTTCATGGATTGTGCTCTTTTTATACTTATATTATTTATAGATAAATCAGGAAGTTTCAATGGtatatcatcttttttattttgcctgTGAAAAAAAGTGATGTGTactttgttttagaaatattaAGGGATAGTCTGTTTgcccaacctcgtcctcagggtcttgtggcctctgagccgttattacggagtggcgacaaggcaaaataccctgggaacgaggttgtctgTTTGCCTTAAACCATTCTGTCAGCTTGAGAGTTTATTATTGACCGtgcgaaataatttttatatatttgggtGCATGACACAAATTAGTATCATCTACAAATGAAATTgaatgtaaaatatttaaagcttTGTTTAAATCATTTACATATGTAAGGAATAAGTGTGGTCCTAATATTGAACCTTGTGGAAGCTGCAGCgaatttctttttgaaaattgtcaccctaaatttaagtaaaatatttttaactttaagataAATGCAGGCTTGGCGAAGGGTACGTATGTACGTCATgtcagattttttttatatgtgaTCTGTGGgaaatcaacctcgtcccaggatttttttatttcttttattaatGCTCCTTTTTCGCTTGTTTTATAAAGCAGACTAGTAGCAGTGTATGGCTGTAAGGTGCAAATTCATTAGGGTCTTGTAGCCATTCTCATCCCCTGAAAATCTTTCTTCACACAAAGAATTCGAGGGATGAGGTTGCATATTGTAGTAGAGAAATGTCGTCTCCAGCAGTAGcttctcttttgttttttagCATGCGTACGCCAGTAGCTGGAcacaacaaaaaagcaaaaaaagatgCTCTGGGGAGGAGATTGGCAATAGCTTGATAATATGGCAGGAGAGCGACCACATGCGATCCCAATTTGTAACAATTCATAAGCGTTTTCACTGACTATGTCAGCATATCTTTCCTTTGTGGGTCCCTATGTACTAGTCATGCAAATAGAACATTCTCGTCCCCAACGCTCTTTGGGATAAAACCTCGGTTTAGCTGAAAGAGGTCTGGGGACATTCTGCATTATATACTTTAATGTTCTGTATTATATTAACGCGCTCCCACGCAGggtttttgaataaaataacCTGTTATGGTTTCAGATCGTGGAAATGCCGGAAGTAAAACAAACGTAGCTATGTGTTAAAGAATAAATTTAGTCTGTCTGTGACAGAGATGAGGTAAATTGTTAAACAACAATTATCTAACATAATTTAATACACTTAGGCGGAGCAGATTAGCTAAAAAATAAAGGTCATGGTATGGATGAGCTGCAAATGTTTACAATGTTTCCAGTGGCGCGCACTGCCAAataagtaaaattaaattattatagATTTAGCTAAAGGAATCGTTTTACCCTGTTAAACAAGGGGTGCCAATTTACCCCTTGTTTAACAGCTTTTCAGTATGGCACTAACTTAATAGGTTAAATCTAGGTGTGTGACCTTATTTAGAGTGTAGTAAGGTAAACTGGGGCTGCAGTAACTAATGCTAATTACTTGTGATCAGGTAATAGTAGGCTATTGAGGTGAAGGCAGAATTACTCGATCAGGTAATTAAAATTAAGGGATGTTGCACGACTCAATCGTGTAGCATACCGCTTTAGGCAAGTTcagcattttaattttgtttttgtacaaATGCTGTATCTTTAAACCTTATGGAAACTTGATAAGGTGGATAAACCCTTCTTTGTTTATCAACAAAAACTAGCTCATTATTTATGTTGCCACACATAACATCGAATCGAAGTTGTTGTTATCATAACATTGACCTGTGGCAATCTAATTATGGTTTCAATTTTTACATATTGACGAGATTCTTGGGCATCTGATGTAACAAATCTGAGAATCGCAGACGTTGGGTAAAGAAAGTTAAATTATGGTTCAAAACTTCTTTGCTTTAGTTAGtagcattttttactgttaacCAGCCTCAACATATCCAAAACTGACAATCTCCCCTCTGGGCTGTTTATTCGCCTATggtttgtattttcaaaaaaaaattaatttatttatattgcCACAGAATAACGTTGTGGCAACACTAATATGAACATGACCCGTAAACTGCATGGGCTCAacagaaaaattaatttgattaATAGTCAGCATTAACCCTTGCATTACAATATTCCTGCACATAACTTTAACTCAAATCATAATTGCATATATAATGCTGTCAAAGGTACCAGGTTCTTTGAAAAAGAATTCCCTGAGAAACTATTTGATACAATTAACTCAATAGTTACAGTAGTTATCAACTATTCACAGATAGTTAATCAACTAACTGAAGTCACACAACTCTTGCTTAAAGTGTGTTGTCTGTTCTACAGCAAAGTCAATAAAGTGTGAGAGTTTTGAAAGACAGGCTTTTTAGGAGGGTGCTAAAAAGTCACTGTATGTATAAATATgatcgctggttcaaatcccgcTCGGTCCAAGTTTTCACTCTCGCCGATAGAGATCCCCTCCACTTCTGAAAAATGTATAATTTGTATATGCCTTGTACTGTATTCTACTACTGTTCTATAAATTGTATGATATGTTCTACTACTGTTCTATAAATTGTATAATGTATATTACTGTACCCAGAAtaaataagtatatatataataatataattatagTAATACTACTGTTCTATAAAATGTATAATGTATAATACTGTACCCAgaatacataaatatatatggGCTAATGAAGGTATTGTACCGAAACACGCGGCTTGGTAGGTGGCCGTGATTGGCGGAAGTGAAGTCTTGTCCTGGTGGGCTCGAACCACCAATGGGGCTCGATCCTGTAGTGAGAGAAAAGGCAATTGGAAACTTATCTCACTATTggaccgatagctcagttggcagTTCAGATCACCTCCACTTCTGAATATTATTATAAGGGTATATATAAGTTTGAGTGACTTTTTGGCTTTTCCTCAAACTTTCCCATATTATCTTGAGATTACCCAAATTATTTCCCAACTACAAAACAGCGCCCTTCAATTCAATTGACCAGGCTACAAACCTCAACCCTTGAAGTAAACAGAGTTGTGTTATTTCATTTACTGTATAGTTATGGGAAAATTGTATCAAATATGTCTGCCATCGTGTTTTTCGCCAGAGAACTTTTACCACTAGGAAAGTCATATTTGGTTGGCGAGTTCAAGATTTTACTAGTCAAGTATACAACTCTATCATGTTAAAAGGAAAAATGTAAACTTTGCTCTTGcaattaaatatcttttatggttttgtatatattttatatatacattttttacatATACATATTACATACACATCTGAGACTATAAATAACTATAAGATTTCATCAGTTAAGTGAGGCGCAAACCGGCCAACATGTTGGCCAACTTTTACAACCAACATTTCGGCCAATATGTTGGTACGTTTTACGTTGgcgtatattttttaaaaaaacaagtagCCAACATTACGAaatgttcattcatttatttttgacTTCCAATGAAGAAGGATGTTAGGGTCTGAACCTGCTGCTTGTTTGGCACTTGTCCTCTTGTTTGATGGCGACGACAAAAAAAGACGTGGTCCTACAGGAAAATGGGTTCGAAGAAGAAACAGCGAAGGGCTGTATACAAACTTACAGGAATTACTGGCTGAAGACACAAAAAGTTACAGGGAAATGATGAGAATGACCTATGAATCGTTTAAATAGATTCTTGCTTTCATCGAACCATACATAACACCAAAACAATCAGGTGTAATGGGAGCTCATCAAACAATCTCAGTGGCTCAAAGATTAGTGCTCGACATTCCGTTCCTTATGACAGGAGAAACTTATAAGTCTTATAAGTTTAACTTATAAGTTTCCAATTCAGAGTATCTGAAAGAACATTATCTTATATTGTTGATGAGGTTACTAAAGCGATCACAGAGTACATTGGAAAAGAGTATATTAAGATACCTTTAAGTGTATATGATTAGAACAAGATATCTGAGAAGTTTGCAACaagatttttcttcttcttgagCATGTTGGCGCTTAACGCAAACAGGCCAACATTGTTGGCCAACATCTTGGTCTGTCGATGTTGGTCAAAATGTTGGCCAGCGCCCCCTTTAGGATTATATTATTAAATTCACAAAAGTGAATCAATAAGATTAGTTTTGTAACATCTACATAGCACTGATGATGGTTTTTTACCAAAAACTTTTGCTTagcatgtatatttttttaaaactgttgttaTCATTTCAaaattagttttatttattcattttgttttatACATCTCAATACATTTAAGTgtcaatttttattattttttgtggaCCCCCACTTATTTTCtagatgataattttttttaaatatataagtatatatatatatctttcaaGTATGATAAAGAAGCTGTTTTAGGGTTTTGCAATCttttaatttaagtttaaaaatctaATCTGACTGGTCAGTAAAAATTTTAGGTATCTGAAAAAAGTATTGCTTATTGGTTACAACAACCGATTTTCATATGTTTTAATGGAAATTACAACCTATTCCCATTAAAGTGTCTGTCTTCCAAAGAACATCTAAAGGTAGACTCTAAATAGTGAATTTGGCAACAAATTAActgtgaaaaactttttttaatttctacaagaaacaaaataaagtgGCAAATTTAAAATGCTGAATGTAAACGCTTATAAGTATTAAAAAACTATGCTACTGTAGAGTTGATCAGCTTGCTTTCATGTGCTACTCTTTCTAATGAAAAATGCTTTAATTTATTTGATACGAATCTCAGTCAAGGCTTCACTTGTCCTATTATTAGCTTCTTCAACATGTGCCACTGCAGGCTGCATGCAAATgtgtatgtttttaaaaaatccttttgaaaACAACGTTTTGAATTAAACCACAAGTATGGGAAAGATAGGTGCAgtgacaaaataataaaaaatttagaattttctgCAATAGCTGGTAGCAGTTATAATATATCTTTCTTGCAAAgccgttttgtttttattctccTATTGGCGCAAACATACTACAGaaaattgtttatatatatatatacaaaatatttataGGGACAGTTTGGGTACTATCTGTTCCtgttatatacaaaaaaagatgTAAAATTTTGACTTACTATATAGATGGCTATAGGGGAGACCACATAGGTGTGTAAAATT from Hydractinia symbiolongicarpus strain clone_291-10 chromosome 12, HSymV2.1, whole genome shotgun sequence encodes the following:
- the LOC130621726 gene encoding uncharacterized protein LOC130621726 is translated as MEKAKEEFLTLVQSINNLDEKKSFLKWVEDYSRDSYESNCFHEKEVKFDRTKADVLLSCIKATLKKKLPFDAVVRSEKISFPTCGEDANLNATNCVHVDAFLYEEGEVDKLVDEGKLSNSYCRDCQSKNIADITFITHSASKKCLEFIFRNALPNLKEKTVLDVGSRLGVVLYAAHVYSEAREIIGVEINKEFCDLQREILQKFKLNDRCKLLEGDIKNMPNVVKKADVIILNNVFEWFLSPVEQTSVWRFLYKNIKKGCIIVAGPPLPSSLELLDTGIDVDKWVEEICFNDLNHEEFIEEIELKFYTVL